One genomic window of Papilio machaon chromosome 17, ilPapMach1.1, whole genome shotgun sequence includes the following:
- the LOC106716168 gene encoding DNA polymerase iota, whose amino-acid sequence MDDRIMESSSSSCYNHSSVSSDHPKSIIHIDVDCFYAQVEMVRKPELRSLPLGIQQKNIVVTSNYEARKYGIKKCMLVTDALKVCPSLKLLNGEDLYNYRTASNNIFAALLHWKCPVEKLGMDENFIDVTNLVEERVKNGGDGFSLVGHVYSEPMSECICGCHTRLKVASQIASEMRKKLFDELGFTTCAGIAHNKLLAKLICPLHKPNDQTTIYPEHGASFMSTLQSVRAIPSIGSKTTEALISQKIVTVSDLQQVSVDVLKKHFSSDMAVRLKNLSLGEDNTPVKQTGKPQSIGLEDSFKTVSVKSEVEERFATLLQRLLVLVREDGRIPVSLRVTLRKKDVKRLCSHRESRQCQVSPSIFTINNGTPTVTEVGQQKLMTSIMRLFNKLIDLSKPFHLTLVGLAFTKFQERMTGRGSIVNYLMNDISVQSVLNITNDCDTSASSMDYSAASPSSSTTTDLSDAEVEPSPKKPKKVNWIAKKRCLSKGEVASPSKLRVSELRLNSRELEKVSELRLNSRDRSLTPRASPAKEISDTDTMKDVSDAGNCDDCPTYVDKEVFNALPDEMQQELKAMWKNPSNSELPRSSPRNMNKAKPNTILKYFVHK is encoded by the exons ATGGACGATAG AATTATGGAATCAAGCAGCTCTAGTTGTTACAACCATTCGTCGGTCAGCAGCGATCATCCTAAAAGTATCATACACATCGATGTAGACTGTTTTTATGCTCAAGTGGAGATGGTGCGAAAACCCGAGCTGCGCTCCCTTCCTCTTGgtatacaacaaaaaaacatcgtCGTAACCAGTAATTACGAAGCCCGAAAATATGGTATAAAGAAGTGTATGCTCGTAACTGATGCTCTGAAAGTTTGTCCCAGTTTGAAATTACTGAATGGTGAAGACTTGTACAACTATAGGACGGCCTCTAATAATATATTCGCTGCACTTCTACATTGGAAGTGTCCAGTTGAAAAGCTTGGAATGGATGAGAATTTTATAGATGTCACAAATTTAGTTGAGGAAAGAGTTAAGAATGGTGGTGATGGGTTTTCACTTGTTGGTCATGTGTACAGCGAGCCAATGAGTGAATGTATATGTGGATGTCACACGCGCCTCAAAGTGGCTTCACAAATTGCCAGTGAGATGAGGAAGAAACTATTTGATGAGTTGGGTTTTACAACCTGTGCTGGTATTGCACACAACAAATTGTTAGCAAAATTAATCTGTCCACTTCACAAACCAAATGACCAAACAACAATTTATCCAGAACATGGGGCCAGTTTTATGTCCACATTGCAAAGTGTCCGGGCCATTCCAAGTATTGGGTCTAAAACAACTGAGGCACTTATATCTCAAAAAATAGTTACTGTGAGTGATTTGCAGCAAGTATCTGTTGATGTgttgaaaaaacattttagtagtGATATGGCAGTAAGACTTAAAAATCTTAGTTTAGGGGAAGATAATACTCCAGTGAAGCAAACAGGTAAACCTCAGAGCATAGGCCTAGAAGATAGTTTCAAAACTGTCAGTGTGAAGAGTGAGGTTGAAGAAAGATTTGCTACATTACTACAAAGGTTACTCGTGTTGGTGAGAGAGGATGGTCGGATTCCAGTTTCACTACGAGTGACTTTAAGAAAGAAAGATGTCAAGAGATTATGCAGTCACCGAGAGTCTAGGCAGTGTCAGGTTTCTCCCTCCATCTTTACCATAAACAATGGTACACCCACTGTAACAGAAGTGGGACAGCAAAAGTTAATGACCTCAATTATGAGATTATTCAACAAACTCATTGACTTAAGCAAACCATTCCATTTGACATTAGTAGGACTGGCTTTTACAAAGTTTCAGGAGCGAATGACGGGCAGAGGttctattgtaaattatttaatgaatgatATATCAGTACAATCTGTGCTTAACATCACAAATGATTGCGATACTTCTGCTTCCTCAATGGACTACTCAGCAGCATCGCCTAGTAGCAGTACAACAACAGACCTTTCTGATGCTGAAGTTGAACCATCACCAAAAAAGCCTAAAAAAGTGAATTGGATAGCTAAAAAGAGATGTTTATCTAAAGGGGAAGTTGCATCTCCAAGTAAGTTAAGAGTTAGTGAGCTCAGATTAAATTCTAGGGAGCTGGAGAAAGTTTCCGAGTTAAGACTTAACTCCAGGGACAGATCTCTCACTCCAAGAGCAAGCCCTGCTAAGGAAATTTCTGATACAGACACAATGAAAGATGTTTCCGATGCTGGTAATTGTGATGATTGTCCAACTTATGTTGATAAAGAAGTGTTTAATGCCTTACCTGATGAGATGCAGCAAGAGCTTAAGGCCATGTGGAAGAATCCATCCAATTCAGAGTTGCCTAGAAGTAGTCCTAGAAACATGAACAAAGCAAAACCCAACACtatcttgaaatattttgttcacAAATAG